The Halorubrum sp. BV1 sequence CGTCGAGTGCTTTTAACTGTACCACGGTCGTATCACCGGTCGATGGCCCTACTCCAGAAGATCAAAGAGGCGCTCGGGTTCGGGAGCGCCCCCGCCGAACGCGACGAGGCGGACACCGAAGTGACGGTCGAACACGAGCCGGACGACGCGGACGCGGAGCCGCCGGGTTCCGGTTCGAGCGACGGTTCGGACGGCGGGGGACAGCCGGTTGCGGCCGAGACGGACGCCGCCGCCTCGACCGGGGCGCTGGTCGACGAGGACGGCTCGGCCGCCGAGACCGAGGAGGCCGCGGAGCCGGCGGAGGCCGCGGAGGGAGCAGACGAGGAGGCGGCGGTCGACGACGACGACGTCGGTCCCGGCGTCGAGAACATCACCGGGATCGGCCCGGCGTACGCCGAGCGACTGGCCGGAATCGGCATCGAGACGATCGACCAGCTCGCGGCCGCGGACGCCGCCGACGTCGCCGAGCGAACGAGCGTCGGCGAAACGCGCGCCGCGACGTGGATCGAGCGGGCAAACGAGTTCTGACCGGGGGCTCTCGGTGCGTCCGTCGCGGTCGGATCTCGTTCGAATCGGTATCGACTGGCGGGACCACAACTGTTTCCTCCGCGCCACCGAACCGTCTCTCATGCAGCGATCGGTACGCACCGACCGGGATCGATTCCGCGCAGTCGCGGCCGCAGCGCCGGCCGGTGCTCGGGTGCCGGTCGAGTGCCGTGTGACCGTCGCGGACCCGTTCGCCGCGTACCGGCGCGCGCGCGACGGCCCTGGCGGCTTCTTTTATGAAACCACGGGCGGGCAGTCGGGATGGGGATACTTCGGTGTCGACCCGGTCGAGCGGCTCACCGTCTCCGCCGACGCGGCCGTCGCGGGCGAGTCCACGACCGGGGACTACCGCCGGCCGTCGCCGACGCTCGCCGCCCTGGAGGGTCTCGCCGAGGGCGAGACGCTCGCTCGCGGGGACTGCGAGGTCCCGTACCCCTGCGGCGCGTTCGGCTGGCTCTCGTACGACGTCGCGCGCGAGCTGGAATCGTTCCCGGCGTCGCCGCCCGAGGGTCCCGGTGCGATCGACGACCGAGGCCTCCCGCGGCTACAGGTGGGCGTCTTCGACCGCGTGGCGGCGTGGGAGTGTCCGACTGGCGGCGAACCGAGCGTCACGCTCCGCGTGACCGCGTGTCCGCGGGTGCCCGTCGGCCTCGATGACACCGAGATCGACAGAGACGCGCTCGACGGACTGTTCGACGCGGCGGCGGCTCGGGCGGACGACCTGATAGACCGGATCGAGTCCGGCGATCCGGCGGTCGGGCCGGCACCCGCCTCGGACGCGGCGACGGCGACGTTCGAGAGCGACGTCGGTCGTGGAGGATACGCAGAGGCGGTCCAGCGGGTGAAGGCGGCGATCCGCGAGGGTGACACGTTTCAGGCCAACGTCTCACAGCGGCTCCGCGCGCCGGCGGCGGTCCACCCGGTCGACGCCTACGACGCCCTGCGGCGGGTGAACCCGGCCCCATACTCGGGGGTGATCGAGTTCTCCGGCGTCGAGCGCGGCGACGCGCGGCGCGGCGTCGACCTCGTGAGCGCGAGCCCGGAGCTGCTCTTGGAGCGCGTCCCGGACGACGAGACCGCCGATCCGGAGGGGGGCACCCGCCTGCGTACGGAACCCATCGCGGGGACTCGTCCCCGGGGCGAGACACGAGAAGAGGACGCGGCGTTGGAGACGGCACTGACGACCGACGCCAAAGAACGCGCCGAACACGCCATGCTGGTCGATCTCGAACGCAACGACCTCGGCAAAGTCTCCCGGTTCGGGACGGTCGACGTGACCGAGTACCGCCGCGTCGACCGCTACAGCGAGGTGATGCACCTCGTGAGCCTGATCGAGGGCGAGGCGCGGTCGGACGTGGGGCTCGCAGACGCTATCGCGGCGTGTTTCCCCGGCGGGACGATCACCGGAGCACCGAAGCCGAAGACGATGCGTATCATCGACGAATTGGAGGCGACCCGACGCGGCCCCTACACGGGGTCGATGCTCGCGGTGGGGTTCGACGGCCGCGCCACGCTGAACATCGTGATACGGACGCTGGTCCGGCACGCAGACGAGTACCACCTGCGGGTCGGCGCGGGGATCGTCCACGACTCCGAGCCGGACGCCGAGTACGACGAGACGCTCGCGAAGGCCCGGGCGCTCGTGAGCGCCACGGACGAGGCGCTCGCGGCCGGCGGGATGGCGATCGGCCGGCCGGAG is a genomic window containing:
- a CDS encoding anthranilate synthase component I family protein, whose product is MQRSVRTDRDRFRAVAAAAPAGARVPVECRVTVADPFAAYRRARDGPGGFFYETTGGQSGWGYFGVDPVERLTVSADAAVAGESTTGDYRRPSPTLAALEGLAEGETLARGDCEVPYPCGAFGWLSYDVARELESFPASPPEGPGAIDDRGLPRLQVGVFDRVAAWECPTGGEPSVTLRVTACPRVPVGLDDTEIDRDALDGLFDAAAARADDLIDRIESGDPAVGPAPASDAATATFESDVGRGGYAEAVQRVKAAIREGDTFQANVSQRLRAPAAVHPVDAYDALRRVNPAPYSGVIEFSGVERGDARRGVDLVSASPELLLERVPDDETADPEGGTRLRTEPIAGTRPRGETREEDAALETALTTDAKERAEHAMLVDLERNDLGKVSRFGTVDVTEYRRVDRYSEVMHLVSLIEGEARSDVGLADAIAACFPGGTITGAPKPKTMRIIDELEATRRGPYTGSMLAVGFDGRATLNIVIRTLVRHADEYHLRVGAGIVHDSEPDAEYDETLAKARALVSATDEALAAGGMAIGRPEVTDD
- a CDS encoding helix-hairpin-helix domain-containing protein, which gives rise to MALLQKIKEALGFGSAPAERDEADTEVTVEHEPDDADAEPPGSGSSDGSDGGGQPVAAETDAAASTGALVDEDGSAAETEEAAEPAEAAEGADEEAAVDDDDVGPGVENITGIGPAYAERLAGIGIETIDQLAAADAADVAERTSVGETRAATWIERANEF